The sequence AAAGCAGCTTTATCTGCAAAAACAACGCCGTCAACACAGCCAGAAGCATCAGAACAACAAGGAGTAAAACAATGAGCTTTACTCAACTGCTCAAGCAAGAACTCTTAGCCGTTCTGCGTAATCCCGTTGTATTGCTCACCGTGTTCGGCGGTGTGGTCTTCTATTCATTCTTATATCCGCTGCCTTACGCAAACCAAGTACCTGAACAATTGAAAGCTTCGGTTGTGAACTTGGACAAGAGTCAAAGCAGCTACCAATTAGAACGAATGGTCGATGCCACGTCTCAAATCGACTTAGTGCGTCGAGATTCTACTATTGAAGATGCGAAACAAGCCGTTCTTGACCAAGAGATTGGCGGGTTTATCGTCATCCCAGAAGATTTCTATAAAGACTTACTTCTTGGTAAAAGCCCAACGCTCTCTTATGCCGGTGATGCCTCTTACTTCTTGGTGTACGGAACCATTGTTGAAGGACTTGCTAAGGCTGGAGGCACGTTAGCCGCGCAAGTTAAGGTCAGTCACTTGTTGGTTGAAGGTGTGCCGTTAGAATCGGCTGCCAAAGGCTACAGCGCGTTCAGCTTGAACCTAAAACCAACCTTCAATAGTCGCATGGGATACATCGATTACGTGGTTCCCGCGGTATTTGTGTTGATCCTGCAACAAACCTTAGCCATGGCTTCTGGTTTGGTTGGCGCAACACAAAACGCTCAATCAACGTTTGGCTATTGGAGCAAAACTTCTCCCGCGAAACTGATGCTTGCTCGCTGTTGTACTTTAGTGGGCATTTATTACTTGTTGTCCATGTACTATTTCGGCGCAAGCTTTTCGATGTATGGAATTAACCTGCTCGCCTCAACAACACAAATTTTGACGTTGCTGTTGCCCTTCTTATTAGCCAGTTGTTTGATCGGGATATTTATTGGTGAGTTAGTACCAAGAAGAGAACTGGTCACTGTAGTGGTGTTAATCAGTTCAATGCCACTGATCTTCTCATCTGGGTTTATCTGGCCCGTTGAAATGATGCCTCAATGGTTAGTCTTGTTGTCGCAGCTCTTCCCAAGTACTCCAGCTATCCAAGGTTTCTTAGCGCTTAATCAAATGGGCGCGTCTTGGCAAGAAATAGCACCTCAATGGACGCTATTATGGGGACAAGTTCTGCTTTGGGGTTCGTTGCTGGCACTCAAGCTCTACCACAAATCGAGTAAAAGCATCGTTATCAATAGTACGAGTACGAACAATAGCAACAATCATTGAGCTGTTTAGCTCATCGAAAACCATTAAAAAGCTCTGATAAAGGGCTTTTTTAATGCCTCAGATCCGATGACATCTTCAATATCGAACGTTTAAAACCGCCAAGAACATATTAGATATTCAAAATCGCCTATTTCCCTATTGGATTCCATTCTCGTTATATTATCCGTCAATCTCACTATTATCTGCCTGTCTCATTATTATCTGTCGCTCACAGGCCCCTTCTTCCATCGCTCTCCAACTTAGATCGCTTTGATTACAAAATCACGACTCAAGGTTTAATAAAAAGCGTTTTAAGCAAGGATAAAAACGCCTACATAACGAAATGCACCAGTTGCTATAGCTGCGACTGCATATGCCATTTACAAGAAAAAAACCGTCGACTTATTCCAAAACAATGACAAAACCCGAACAAATGTAAATTTATTGTAAAAATTTCTTTGTTGGTATTATTTTTATGTATAGGATTATCAGTAGGACTTAGCTGACCGAATGCCATAGTCTTATTGGTCCACATACCAAAAGGATATCCATATAAAACAAGATCAGTACTTATCTTTATTTCGTTTTTAGACTTAGATACAGCCGTTTGTGTTGCCGTCAAATGAAGTAGATAAATCACTAAAATATAAAAATCAAATAGAAAACAAACACAACAGTAGCAAACATAATTTAATAAAAAGACAGGGAAAACCATGAAAAACATACGTGAATTATTTTTTGGGTTTATATTATTGTTTAGTTCCAGTGCATTTGCAGAAGAAGGATCATTTAGCCAAGGTATCAGTAAGATGGTTTTTTCAATGACTACACAGGGTGGTTCGTTGGATTAATCTTTAAAAGTGTTCCGCTTGGTGAAGCAAACTTCCCAATTATTGTTGGTTGGCTCTTGCTCGCTGCGATTATCTTCACTGTTTATTTTGGCTTTGTTCAATTTAAACGTGTTGGTATGGCGATAGACATTATCAAAGGTAAGTATACCGACCCTAATTCCAAAGAAGATGGCGAAGTTTCTCACTTTCAAGCGTTAACAACAGCGCTTTCCGGAACTGTCGGACTGGGTAATATTGCAGGTGTAGGTGCTGCACTCGCGATTGGTGGCCCTGGCGCAACATTCTGGATGATCTTGTGTGGCCTTCTGGGTATGGCCTCTAAGTTCTGTGAGTGTACCCTAGGTGTGAAATACCGAACCATTTTACCTTCAGGTGTCGTTTCGGGTGGTCCAATGTACTACTTGAGCCAAGGCTTGGGTGAAAGAGGTTTAGGCGGACTAGGTAAAGTCCTTGCTATTGGTTTTGCGTTAATGTGTATTTTAGGTGCATTGGGCGGCGGTAACATGTTCCAAGCGAACCAAGCACATGCCATGCTCACTTACGCATTTGATGTACCTAGTGAATACGGTGTTATCACAGGGTTTGTACTCGCTACCTTAGTGTTTTCCGTTATTGTTGGTGGTATGCCTTCTATTGCATCGGTAACAGAAAAAGTTGTTCCTTGGATGGCTGCTCTGTATATCGGTATGGCTCTGATTGTTATCGGTTCTAACCTTGATCAAGTGGGTCCTGCGTTCAGTGCAATCTTTACAGGTGCATTTACCGGTGAAGGTGTGGTTGGTGGATTTATTGGTGCGTTAATCCAAGGTCTGAAACGTGCTACGTT is a genomic window of Vibrio sp. FE10 containing:
- a CDS encoding ABC transporter permease — encoded protein: MSFTQLLKQELLAVLRNPVVLLTVFGGVVFYSFLYPLPYANQVPEQLKASVVNLDKSQSSYQLERMVDATSQIDLVRRDSTIEDAKQAVLDQEIGGFIVIPEDFYKDLLLGKSPTLSYAGDASYFLVYGTIVEGLAKAGGTLAAQVKVSHLLVEGVPLESAAKGYSAFSLNLKPTFNSRMGYIDYVVPAVFVLILQQTLAMASGLVGATQNAQSTFGYWSKTSPAKLMLARCCTLVGIYYLLSMYYFGASFSMYGINLLASTTQILTLLLPFLLASCLIGIFIGELVPRRELVTVVVLISSMPLIFSSGFIWPVEMMPQWLVLLSQLFPSTPAIQGFLALNQMGASWQEIAPQWTLLWGQVLLWGSLLALKLYHKSSKSIVINSTSTNNSNNH